One Pseudomonas sp. FP1742 genomic window carries:
- a CDS encoding transporter substrate-binding domain-containing protein yields MTQRYSALLAALFASLMLSQAPAHADGLEDVVKRGTLKVAVPQDFPPFGSVGPDMKPRGLDIDTAKLLADQLKVKLELTPVNSTNRIPFLTTGKVDLVISSLGKNPEREKVIDFSRAYAPFYLAVFGPPDAAIKGLDDLKGKTISVTRGAIEDIELTKVAPEGVTIKRFEDNNSTIAAYLAGQVDLIASGNVVMVAISEKNPKRVPALKVKLKDSPVYVGVNKNEPALLDKVNQILTTAKADGALEKNSQTWLKEPLPADL; encoded by the coding sequence ATGACCCAGCGTTACAGCGCCCTCCTCGCCGCCTTGTTTGCCAGCCTGATGCTGAGCCAGGCACCCGCCCACGCCGACGGTCTGGAGGATGTAGTCAAGCGCGGCACCCTCAAAGTCGCCGTGCCCCAGGACTTTCCGCCGTTCGGCTCGGTCGGCCCGGACATGAAACCCCGCGGCCTCGACATCGACACCGCCAAACTGCTGGCCGACCAACTCAAGGTCAAACTCGAACTGACCCCGGTCAATAGCACCAACCGCATCCCATTCCTGACTACCGGCAAGGTCGACCTGGTGATTTCCAGCCTCGGCAAGAACCCCGAGCGCGAGAAAGTCATCGACTTCTCCCGGGCCTATGCGCCGTTCTATCTCGCCGTGTTCGGCCCGCCAGACGCCGCCATCAAGGGCTTGGACGATCTCAAGGGCAAAACCATCAGCGTCACCCGTGGCGCCATCGAAGACATCGAGCTGACCAAAGTCGCCCCCGAAGGCGTGACGATCAAACGCTTCGAAGACAACAACTCGACCATCGCCGCCTACCTTGCCGGGCAAGTCGACTTGATCGCCAGCGGCAACGTGGTAATGGTGGCGATCAGCGAGAAAAACCCGAAACGGGTGCCGGCGCTGAAAGTGAAGCTCAAGGACTCTCCGGTGTACGTCGGCGTGAACAAGAACGAGCCGGCTTTACTGGACAAGGTCAACCAGATCCTGACCACAGCCAAGGCCGACGGTGCGCTGGAAAAGAACTCGCAAACCTGGCTGAAAGAGCCGCTGCCGGCCGATCTCTGA
- a CDS encoding FadR/GntR family transcriptional regulator produces MNSISRAVPEVALQAIRKLITEQGFGPGDALPSQRDLAVQLGVSRASLREALSSLSALGVISIQPGKGVFVQSPVDLPRGDAAPGWPFAAQASPLDIFQLRYALESFAAGLAAVTLSTEDLDALEDNVAAMRNELRAADFDAAARLDFEFHRRILLASGNQAMLSILTASADIFLESQKLPFIRAERAMETWQEHRKILRALARRSSGAAQKAMQEHVRNAALRTGIAFVAPVTL; encoded by the coding sequence ATGAACTCGATCTCCCGCGCAGTACCCGAAGTGGCGCTGCAAGCCATCCGTAAATTGATCACCGAGCAAGGTTTCGGACCGGGTGATGCCTTGCCTTCGCAACGGGATCTGGCGGTGCAATTGGGGGTCAGCCGGGCGTCACTGCGGGAGGCGTTGTCGTCCCTGAGTGCGCTGGGCGTGATCAGCATCCAGCCGGGCAAGGGCGTGTTCGTGCAGTCGCCGGTCGATCTGCCCCGGGGTGATGCGGCGCCGGGTTGGCCGTTCGCGGCGCAGGCATCGCCGCTGGACATCTTTCAGTTGCGCTACGCGCTGGAGAGCTTTGCCGCCGGGCTGGCGGCCGTGACCCTGAGCACCGAAGATCTCGATGCCCTGGAAGACAATGTCGCCGCCATGCGCAACGAACTGCGGGCCGCCGACTTTGATGCAGCGGCGCGGCTGGATTTCGAGTTTCACCGACGCATCCTCCTGGCCAGCGGCAATCAGGCGATGCTGAGCATTCTGACGGCCAGCGCCGACATCTTTCTGGAGAGCCAGAAGCTACCGTTCATCCGGGCCGAGCGCGCCATGGAAACCTGGCAGGAACACCGCAAAATCCTTCGTGCACTGGCTCGCCGTTCGTCCGGTGCCGCGCAGAAGGCCATGCAGGAGCATGTGCGCAACGCTGCCCTGCGCACCGGAATCGCCTTTGTCGCTCCCGTCACCTTGTGA
- the trxA gene encoding thioredoxin TrxA has product MSSDLIKHVSDASFEADVLKAEGAVLVDYWAEWCGPCKMIAPVLDEIAETYKGKLTVAKLNIDENQETPAKHGVRGIPTLMLFKNGNVEATKVGALSKSQLAAFLDANI; this is encoded by the coding sequence ATGAGCAGCGATCTTATCAAACACGTTAGCGACGCTAGCTTCGAGGCCGACGTACTCAAGGCCGAAGGCGCTGTACTGGTCGACTACTGGGCTGAATGGTGCGGCCCTTGCAAAATGATCGCTCCTGTTCTGGACGAAATTGCCGAGACCTACAAAGGCAAGCTGACCGTTGCCAAACTGAACATCGACGAAAACCAGGAAACCCCGGCCAAGCACGGCGTGCGTGGTATCCCGACACTGATGCTGTTCAAGAACGGCAACGTCGAAGCCACCAAGGTCGGCGCGCTGTCGAAGTCGCAACTGGCCGCTTTCCTCGACGCCAACATCTAA
- a CDS encoding amino acid ABC transporter permease: protein MAYQFDFLPVVENTDLLLRGALFTLELTAIGAVLGVALGIVGALVRAWNIRPFAGIFGVYVELIRNTPFLVQLFFIFFGLPSLGLQISEWQAAILAMVINLGAYSTEIIRAGIQAIPRGQLEAAAALAMSRFEAFRHVVLLPALGKVWPALSSQIIIVMLGSAVCSQIATEELSFAANFIQSRNFRAFETYALTTLLYLCMALLIRQLLNWIGRRYISKSSARSSQ from the coding sequence ATGGCTTATCAGTTCGATTTCTTGCCGGTGGTGGAAAACACCGACCTGCTGCTGCGCGGTGCGCTGTTCACCCTTGAGCTGACAGCCATCGGCGCAGTGCTCGGGGTCGCTCTGGGCATCGTCGGCGCGTTGGTGCGGGCGTGGAACATCCGCCCGTTCGCCGGCATTTTCGGGGTCTACGTCGAGTTGATCCGCAACACGCCTTTTCTGGTGCAGTTGTTTTTCATCTTCTTCGGCTTGCCGTCGCTGGGCCTGCAGATTTCCGAATGGCAGGCGGCGATACTGGCGATGGTGATCAACCTGGGCGCCTACTCGACCGAGATCATCCGCGCCGGCATTCAGGCGATCCCCCGCGGGCAGCTGGAAGCCGCGGCCGCCCTGGCGATGAGCCGCTTCGAAGCCTTCCGCCATGTGGTTCTGCTGCCGGCGCTGGGCAAGGTCTGGCCGGCCCTGAGCAGCCAGATCATCATCGTCATGCTGGGCTCGGCGGTCTGTTCGCAGATCGCCACCGAAGAGCTGAGTTTCGCCGCCAACTTCATTCAATCACGCAACTTTCGCGCTTTTGAAACCTATGCCCTGACCACACTGCTCTACCTGTGCATGGCGCTACTGATCCGTCAGCTGTTGAACTGGATCGGTCGCCGCTACATATCCAAAAGCAGCGCAAGGAGCAGCCAATGA
- the ubiD gene encoding 4-hydroxy-3-polyprenylbenzoate decarboxylase, which yields MKFKDLRDFVQQLEQRGELKRIQIPVSPVLEMTEVCDRTLRAKGPALLFEKPTGYDIPVLGNLFGTPERVAMGMGAESVSELREIGKLLAFLKEPEPPKGLKDAWSKLPIFRKIIAMAPKVVKDAVCQEVVIEGDDVDLAMLPVQTCWPGDVGPLITWGLTVTKGPNKDRQNLGIYRQQVIGRNKVIMRWLSHRGGALDYREWCEKHPGQPFPVSVALGADPATILGAVTPVPDSLSEYAFAGLLRGNRTELVKCRGNDLQVPATAEIILEGVIHPGEMADEGPYGDHTGYYNEVDSFPVFTVERITHRIKPIYHSTYTGRPPDEPAILGVALNEVFVPILQKQFPEITDFYLPPEGCSYRMAIVTMKKSYPGHAKRVMLGVWSFLRQFMYTKFVIVTDDDINARDWNDVIWAITTRMDPKRDTVMIDNTPIDYLDFASPVSGLGSKMGLDATHKWPGETTREWGRVIVKDEAVTQRIDAIWNQLGID from the coding sequence ATGAAATTCAAGGATCTTCGGGATTTCGTGCAGCAGCTTGAGCAGCGCGGAGAGTTGAAACGCATCCAGATCCCCGTCTCTCCAGTGCTGGAGATGACCGAAGTCTGTGATCGCACGCTGCGAGCCAAAGGCCCGGCGCTGCTGTTCGAAAAACCCACCGGCTATGACATTCCGGTACTCGGCAACCTGTTCGGCACCCCCGAGCGGGTGGCCATGGGCATGGGCGCCGAGTCGGTCAGCGAGCTGCGCGAGATCGGCAAGCTGCTGGCGTTCCTCAAGGAGCCCGAGCCGCCGAAGGGTTTGAAGGACGCCTGGTCCAAGCTGCCGATCTTTCGCAAGATCATTGCCATGGCGCCGAAGGTCGTCAAAGACGCGGTCTGCCAGGAAGTGGTCATCGAAGGCGACGATGTCGATCTGGCGATGCTGCCGGTGCAGACCTGCTGGCCGGGCGACGTCGGCCCGCTGATCACCTGGGGCCTGACGGTCACCAAAGGTCCGAACAAGGATCGCCAGAACCTCGGCATCTACCGTCAACAGGTGATCGGCCGCAACAAAGTGATCATGCGCTGGTTGAGCCACCGTGGCGGTGCGCTGGATTACCGTGAGTGGTGCGAGAAACACCCCGGCCAGCCGTTCCCGGTGTCCGTGGCCCTGGGCGCTGACCCGGCCACCATTCTTGGCGCCGTGACGCCGGTGCCGGACAGCCTCTCCGAATACGCTTTCGCCGGTCTGTTGCGGGGTAACCGCACTGAGCTGGTGAAGTGCCGCGGCAATGACCTGCAAGTACCGGCCACCGCCGAGATCATCCTCGAAGGCGTGATCCATCCGGGCGAAATGGCCGATGAAGGTCCTTACGGCGACCACACCGGCTACTACAACGAAGTCGACAGCTTCCCGGTGTTCACCGTCGAGCGCATCACCCACCGGATCAAACCGATCTACCACAGCACCTACACCGGCCGTCCGCCGGATGAGCCGGCGATTCTCGGTGTGGCGTTGAACGAAGTGTTCGTGCCGATTCTGCAAAAGCAGTTCCCGGAGATCACCGACTTCTACCTGCCGCCCGAAGGCTGCTCGTACCGCATGGCCATCGTGACCATGAAGAAGTCGTATCCCGGCCATGCCAAGCGGGTAATGCTCGGTGTCTGGTCGTTTTTGCGACAGTTCATGTACACCAAGTTCGTTATCGTCACCGACGACGATATCAACGCACGGGACTGGAACGACGTGATCTGGGCCATCACCACGCGCATGGACCCCAAGCGCGATACGGTGATGATCGACAACACGCCGATCGACTACCTGGACTTCGCCTCGCCGGTCTCCGGCCTGGGGTCGAAGATGGGGCTCGATGCCACGCATAAATGGCCGGGCGAAACCACCCGCGAGTGGGGCCGGGTCATCGTCAAGGATGAAGCCGTTACCCAACGGATCGATGCCATCTGGAATCAGTTAGGAATAGATTGA
- the ppx gene encoding exopolyphosphatase: MPLPQAKNLSLIAAIDLGSNSFHMVVAKAQNGEIRILERLGEKVQLAAGIDEERQLSEESMQRGLDCLKRFAQLINGMPPGTVRIVGTNALREARNRGEFIRRAEEILGHPVEVISGREEARLIYLGVSHTLADTPGKRLVADIGGGSTEFIIGQRFEPLLRESLQMGCVSFTQRYFRDGKITPARYAQAYTAARLEIMSIEHALHRLTWDEAIGSSGTIRAIGLALKAGGHGTGEVNAEGLAWLKRKLFKLGDVEKIDFEGIKPDRRAIFPAGLAILEAIFDALELQRMDHCEGALREGVLYDLLGRHHHEDVRERTLSSLMERYHVDLEQAARVERKALHAFDQVAEDWDLDDGVWRELLSWAAKVHEVGLDIAHYQYHKHGAYLIEHSDLAGFSREDQQMLALLVRGHRRNIPKDKFADFGDDGIKLIRLCVLLRFAILFHHIRGTQEMPQVVLHANGDSLDVLFPEHWLDDNQLTQADFALEAEWLTRVSFVLNVR; the protein is encoded by the coding sequence ATGCCGCTACCCCAAGCCAAGAATCTGTCCCTGATCGCCGCAATCGACCTGGGCTCCAACAGCTTTCACATGGTCGTGGCCAAGGCCCAGAACGGCGAAATCCGGATTCTCGAACGTCTCGGGGAGAAGGTTCAGCTGGCCGCCGGCATCGACGAAGAGCGTCAACTCAGCGAAGAATCCATGCAGCGCGGGCTCGATTGCCTGAAGCGTTTCGCCCAACTGATCAACGGTATGCCGCCCGGCACCGTGCGGATCGTCGGCACCAACGCCTTGCGCGAAGCCCGTAACCGCGGCGAGTTCATCCGTCGCGCCGAAGAAATCCTCGGCCACCCGGTAGAAGTCATCTCCGGCCGTGAAGAAGCGCGCCTGATCTACCTCGGCGTCTCCCATACCCTCGCCGACACTCCGGGCAAACGCCTGGTAGCCGATATCGGCGGCGGCAGTACCGAATTCATCATCGGGCAGAGATTCGAGCCATTGTTGCGCGAAAGCCTGCAAATGGGCTGCGTCAGCTTCACCCAGCGCTATTTCAGGGATGGCAAGATTACCCCGGCCCGCTACGCCCAGGCGTACACCGCGGCGCGGCTGGAGATCATGAGCATCGAACACGCCCTGCACCGCCTGACCTGGGATGAAGCCATCGGCTCCTCGGGCACCATTCGTGCCATTGGCCTGGCGCTGAAGGCCGGTGGGCATGGTACCGGCGAAGTGAATGCCGAAGGCCTGGCCTGGCTCAAGCGCAAGCTGTTCAAACTCGGCGATGTCGAGAAAATCGACTTCGAAGGCATCAAGCCCGACCGCCGGGCGATTTTCCCCGCCGGGCTGGCGATTCTCGAAGCGATCTTCGACGCCCTCGAACTGCAACGCATGGACCACTGTGAAGGCGCCCTGCGCGAAGGCGTGCTGTATGACCTGCTGGGCCGTCATCATCATGAAGACGTCCGTGAGCGCACGCTCAGCTCGCTCATGGAGCGCTACCACGTCGACCTGGAACAAGCTGCGCGAGTCGAGCGCAAGGCGCTGCATGCCTTCGATCAAGTGGCCGAGGATTGGGACCTGGACGACGGCGTCTGGCGCGAACTGCTGAGCTGGGCGGCCAAGGTCCATGAAGTGGGCCTGGACATCGCGCACTATCAGTACCACAAGCACGGCGCCTACCTGATCGAGCACTCGGACCTGGCCGGATTCTCCCGCGAAGACCAGCAAATGCTCGCGCTGCTGGTGCGTGGCCACCGACGTAACATTCCCAAGGACAAGTTCGCCGATTTCGGCGATGACGGCATCAAGCTGATTCGCCTGTGCGTGCTGCTGCGCTTTGCGATTCTGTTCCACCACATCCGCGGCACCCAGGAAATGCCTCAGGTGGTGCTGCATGCCAACGGCGACAGCCTGGATGTATTGTTCCCGGAGCACTGGCTGGACGACAACCAGTTGACCCAGGCCGACTTCGCCCTGGAAGCAGAATGGCTGACTCGCGTCAGCTTCGTGCTCAACGTCCGCTGA
- a CDS encoding amino acid ABC transporter permease → MSDFTFWDILRNLLTGLQWTLALSLVAFIGGGLIGLLIMVMRISKKPLPSHFARTYIELFQGTPLLMQLFLVFFGVALAGVEISPWMAAAIALTLFTSAYLAEIWRGCVDSIPNGQWEASSSLALNPLEQLRYVILPQALRIAVAPTVGFSVQVVKGTAVTSIIGFTELTKTGGMLANATFEPFMVYGLVALGYFLLCYPLSLSARYLERRLHASA, encoded by the coding sequence ATGAGCGATTTCACCTTCTGGGACATCCTGCGCAACCTGCTCACGGGCCTGCAATGGACGCTGGCATTGTCGCTGGTGGCGTTTATCGGTGGCGGGCTGATCGGTTTGCTGATCATGGTGATGCGGATTTCAAAGAAACCCTTGCCCAGCCACTTCGCCCGAACCTACATCGAACTGTTCCAGGGCACGCCACTGTTGATGCAACTGTTTCTGGTGTTCTTCGGCGTGGCCTTGGCCGGTGTGGAAATTTCGCCGTGGATGGCGGCGGCGATTGCCCTGACGCTGTTCACCAGCGCCTACCTGGCGGAGATCTGGCGCGGTTGCGTCGACTCGATTCCCAACGGCCAGTGGGAAGCTTCGTCGAGCCTGGCGCTCAACCCGCTGGAGCAATTGCGTTACGTGATCCTGCCGCAAGCCCTGCGCATTGCCGTGGCGCCGACCGTGGGCTTCTCGGTGCAAGTGGTCAAGGGCACCGCCGTCACCTCGATCATCGGCTTCACCGAACTGACCAAGACCGGCGGCATGCTCGCCAACGCGACCTTCGAACCCTTCATGGTCTACGGCCTCGTCGCCCTCGGTTACTTCCTGCTCTGCTACCCCTTGTCCCTCAGTGCGCGCTACCTGGAAAGGAGACTGCATGCCTCTGCTTAG
- the rho gene encoding transcription termination factor Rho — MNLTELKQKPITELLELAEQMGIENMARSRKQDVIFSLLKKHAKSGEEISGDGVLEILQDGFGFLRSADASYLAGPDDIYVSPSQIRRFNLRTGDTIVGKIRPPKEGERYFALLKVDTINYDRPENAKNKILFENLTPLFPTVRMKMEAGNGSTEDLTGRVIDLCAPIGKGQRGLIVAPPKAGKTIMLQNIAANIARNNPEVHLIVLLIDERPEEVTEMQRTVRGEVVASTFDEPPTRHVQVAEMVIEKAKRLVEHKKDVVILLDSITRLARAYNTVIPSSGKVLTGGVDAHALEKPKRFFGAARNIEEGGSLTIIATALVETGSKMDEVIYEEFKGTGNMELPLDRKIAEKRVFPAININRSGTRREELLTADDELQRMWILRKLLHPMDEVSAIEFLVDKLKQTKTNDEFFLSMKRK; from the coding sequence ATGAATCTGACTGAACTCAAGCAAAAGCCGATTACCGAACTGCTCGAATTGGCCGAACAGATGGGCATAGAAAATATGGCCCGTTCGCGCAAGCAGGACGTGATTTTCTCCCTGCTCAAAAAGCACGCGAAAAGCGGCGAGGAAATCTCCGGTGATGGCGTGCTGGAGATTCTCCAGGACGGCTTCGGCTTCCTGCGCTCCGCTGACGCTTCCTATCTCGCCGGCCCGGACGACATTTACGTCTCGCCGAGCCAGATCCGTCGCTTCAACTTGCGCACCGGTGACACCATCGTTGGCAAGATCCGTCCTCCAAAGGAAGGCGAGCGGTATTTCGCGCTGCTGAAGGTCGACACGATCAACTACGATCGTCCCGAGAACGCGAAAAACAAGATTCTCTTCGAGAACCTGACCCCGCTGTTCCCGACCGTGCGCATGAAGATGGAAGCCGGCAACGGTTCCACCGAAGACTTGACCGGTCGTGTCATCGACCTGTGCGCCCCGATCGGCAAAGGCCAGCGTGGCCTGATCGTTGCTCCGCCGAAAGCCGGTAAAACGATCATGCTGCAGAACATCGCGGCAAACATCGCGCGTAACAACCCTGAAGTTCATCTGATCGTGCTGCTGATCGACGAACGTCCGGAAGAAGTGACCGAAATGCAGCGCACCGTGCGCGGCGAAGTGGTTGCCTCGACGTTCGACGAGCCGCCAACCCGCCATGTGCAGGTTGCCGAAATGGTGATCGAAAAGGCCAAGCGCCTGGTCGAGCACAAGAAGGACGTGGTGATTCTGCTCGACTCCATCACCCGTCTGGCCCGTGCCTACAACACCGTGATCCCGAGCTCCGGCAAGGTGCTGACCGGTGGTGTCGATGCCCACGCCCTGGAGAAACCGAAACGTTTCTTCGGCGCTGCGCGGAACATCGAAGAAGGCGGCTCGCTGACCATCATCGCCACCGCACTGGTTGAAACCGGTTCGAAGATGGACGAAGTGATCTACGAAGAATTCAAAGGCACCGGCAACATGGAACTGCCTCTGGATCGCAAGATCGCCGAGAAACGCGTGTTCCCGGCCATCAACATCAACCGTTCCGGTACTCGCCGCGAAGAGTTGCTGACAGCTGACGACGAACTGCAGCGTATGTGGATCCTGCGCAAGCTGCTGCACCCGATGGACGAAGTCTCTGCCATCGAGTTCCTGGTCGACAAGCTGAAACAGACCAAGACCAACGACGAGTTCTTCTTGTCGATGAAGCGTAAGTAA
- a CDS encoding acyltransferase family protein, with product MHTFGNRRDIDGLRALAVIPVVLFHFGFSTFSGGFVGVDVFFVISGFLITSILFREIGAQRFSFVDFWARRARRIIPALSVVLLATLALGWLLLTAKDFSELGRTVRYQSLFISNILFMREDGYFQPASELKPLLHTWSLAVEEQYYIFFPLLMVLLMRHVRHWRWMLFAMLLVSFGLNIAYIDRKPDVAFFSLPTRAWELLCGAMLAVLPASKQAVRPWLYQSVGVAGLMAVLVAVFTFDKATVFPGWAALLPVLGATALIWSGGHGSTWSGQVLSARALVWIGLLSYSLYLWHWPVYVYANAISIDGIQPLEAAGWMLLALGLAWLSWRFVELPFREKRLLGGRKPVLLGGMLAMAALAVTGSMVRSADGFPQRLTGKALEYAQSREWRAGQMKCMLVTSDKELDKACLVGGHEEIPATQMFWGDSHAAALLPAIESSAKREGRPVWLYSMSACPPVLSNDLRQRCKDFNEQTMERVRSLQIKDVVLASNWNLYIYGREDGDKKVLLNQYDNTAQAEERMATALKARVAALREAGAQVWLFKEVPLQRKGTIDRLTSLARIGRSAEGLGRPLEEHLARQHFLNTLFESMSAADPGVHIIDPTPLMCVGQVCSIEVNGHSQYKDEDHLSDTGSARLGPLFAPVLLGANHN from the coding sequence ATGCACACATTTGGCAATCGCCGTGATATCGACGGATTGCGGGCTCTGGCCGTTATTCCGGTGGTGCTGTTTCATTTTGGCTTCAGCACTTTCAGCGGTGGCTTTGTCGGTGTCGATGTCTTCTTTGTCATTTCCGGATTCCTGATTACCAGCATCCTGTTCCGTGAGATCGGTGCACAGCGTTTCAGCTTCGTCGATTTCTGGGCTCGCCGTGCACGACGGATCATTCCGGCCCTGAGCGTGGTGCTGCTGGCGACGCTGGCTCTGGGCTGGCTGTTGCTGACGGCCAAGGACTTCTCCGAGTTGGGAAGGACGGTTCGTTATCAGTCGCTGTTCATTTCAAACATTCTGTTCATGCGCGAAGACGGCTACTTCCAGCCCGCATCGGAACTAAAGCCGTTGCTGCATACCTGGTCCCTGGCCGTTGAAGAGCAGTACTACATCTTCTTTCCGCTATTGATGGTGTTGCTGATGCGCCATGTTCGCCATTGGCGCTGGATGCTGTTTGCCATGCTGCTGGTGTCTTTCGGGCTCAATATCGCCTATATCGACCGCAAACCCGACGTGGCTTTCTTCTCGCTGCCGACACGTGCCTGGGAGTTGTTGTGCGGTGCCATGCTCGCGGTCTTGCCCGCCTCAAAACAGGCTGTGCGGCCCTGGCTCTATCAGTCTGTGGGAGTGGCCGGGTTGATGGCGGTCCTGGTGGCTGTTTTCACTTTTGACAAGGCCACGGTGTTCCCGGGCTGGGCGGCTTTGTTGCCCGTGCTCGGTGCCACCGCGCTGATCTGGTCGGGTGGGCACGGTTCTACATGGAGCGGCCAGGTGTTGAGTGCTCGCGCACTGGTATGGATCGGCTTGCTCTCCTATTCGTTGTATCTGTGGCACTGGCCGGTCTATGTCTACGCCAATGCCATTTCGATCGACGGCATTCAGCCCTTGGAGGCTGCGGGCTGGATGCTATTGGCGCTCGGCCTTGCATGGTTGAGCTGGCGCTTCGTCGAACTTCCATTCCGTGAAAAACGCCTGCTTGGTGGACGCAAACCCGTGTTGTTGGGGGGCATGCTGGCCATGGCCGCGCTGGCGGTCACGGGTTCGATGGTGCGATCGGCGGACGGCTTTCCTCAACGCCTTACCGGCAAAGCGCTGGAATATGCTCAGTCTCGGGAGTGGCGGGCCGGGCAGATGAAATGCATGTTGGTAACCTCGGACAAAGAACTGGACAAGGCGTGTCTGGTGGGTGGTCACGAAGAGATTCCGGCGACACAAATGTTCTGGGGCGACAGTCACGCGGCCGCGCTGTTGCCGGCGATCGAAAGTAGCGCAAAGCGTGAGGGTCGCCCGGTATGGCTTTACAGCATGAGTGCCTGTCCGCCGGTTCTGAGCAATGACTTGCGCCAACGTTGCAAGGATTTCAACGAGCAGACAATGGAGCGGGTTCGCAGCCTGCAGATCAAGGATGTGGTGTTGGCATCCAATTGGAATCTGTACATTTACGGTCGCGAAGACGGCGATAAAAAGGTTCTGCTTAATCAGTATGACAATACGGCGCAGGCCGAGGAGCGCATGGCCACGGCGCTCAAGGCGCGGGTGGCGGCGTTAAGAGAGGCGGGCGCGCAAGTCTGGTTGTTCAAGGAAGTGCCGCTGCAGCGCAAAGGCACCATTGATCGACTGACGAGTCTGGCCCGGATCGGGCGTTCGGCCGAGGGGCTGGGCCGACCACTCGAAGAGCACCTGGCGCGCCAGCATTTTCTCAATACCTTGTTCGAGTCGATGAGTGCCGCCGATCCAGGTGTACATATCATCGATCCTACGCCATTGATGTGTGTGGGCCAGGTTTGCAGTATCGAGGTCAATGGTCATTCGCAGTACAAGGACGAGGATCATCTGTCGGATACCGGCAGTGCTCGCTTGGGCCCGTTGTTTGCCCCGGTGCTGCTGGGTGCAAATCACAATTGA
- a CDS encoding amino acid ABC transporter ATP-binding protein, translated as MPLLRISALHKYYGDHHVLKGIDLSVEEGQVVAIIGRSGSGKSTLLRTLNGLESINDGVIEVDGEYLDAARADLRSLRQKVGMVFQQFNLFPHLTVGENVMLAPQVVQKVPKAKATELARQMLERVGLGEKFDAFPDRLSGGQQQRVAIARALAMSPKVLLCDEITSALDPELVNEVLSVVRQLAREGMTLIMVTHEMRFAREVGDKLVFMHQGKVHEVGDPKVLFANPQTAELANFIGTVEVTA; from the coding sequence ATGCCTCTGCTTAGAATTTCCGCCCTGCATAAATATTACGGCGACCATCATGTGCTCAAAGGCATTGACCTGAGTGTCGAGGAAGGCCAGGTGGTGGCGATCATCGGTCGCAGCGGCTCGGGCAAATCCACCTTGCTGCGCACCCTCAATGGCCTGGAATCGATCAACGACGGCGTGATCGAAGTCGACGGCGAATACCTCGACGCCGCCCGCGCCGACCTGCGCAGCCTGCGGCAGAAAGTCGGGATGGTGTTCCAGCAGTTCAACCTGTTCCCGCACCTGACCGTCGGCGAAAACGTCATGCTTGCGCCGCAAGTGGTGCAGAAAGTGCCGAAAGCCAAAGCCACCGAACTGGCGCGGCAGATGCTGGAACGGGTCGGATTAGGCGAAAAATTCGATGCCTTCCCGGATCGACTCTCCGGCGGCCAGCAACAGCGGGTAGCGATTGCCCGGGCGCTGGCGATGTCACCGAAAGTCTTGCTGTGCGACGAAATCACCTCGGCCCTGGACCCGGAACTGGTCAACGAAGTGCTGAGCGTGGTCCGGCAACTGGCCAGGGAAGGCATGACGCTGATCATGGTCACCCATGAAATGCGCTTTGCCCGCGAAGTTGGGGATAAGTTGGTGTTCATGCATCAGGGCAAGGTGCATGAAGTGGGGGATCCGAAGGTGTTGTTTGCCAATCCGCAGACGGCGGAGTTGGCGAATTTCATCGGGACCGTGGAAGTGACGGCCTGA